TGTGTTGCTGGCGATATCCTGGATTTCTGCGAAGGACGGCTGGTCTGCAATGCCGACGATGTCAAGGACAACGTTCATGCCACGGCTTTGGAAAAAGTCACGGCCGACACGCCCGATCGCGATAATCACAAACTCATCATTTGATTTATGGCGTTGCTGGATCGTCTGGTAAACCTGGCGAAGGACGTTACTGTTATATGCCCCTGCAAGTCCACGGTCAGATGTGATTACTAGATATCCCGTCTTCTTGACTGGACGGCTGTTGAGCATTGGGTGGTTGGAATCCTTACTGCCCATTGCGATTGAGGCAGTCACTTCCTGGATTTTCTCCATGTAAGGAACGAATGCTTTCGCGTTCATTACTCCACGGTTCCATTTAGCTGCGGATACCATCTCCATTGCCTTGGTAATCTGGCTCGTCTTTTTAGTCGAAGTAATACGGTTTTTAATATCGCGTAAAGATGCCATTTCGGTTCTCACCACCCTTTTACATAGATTGTTAGTCCAAGTATAAGCAGGAGCCAGGTCCCTTTTAAAAAAGGAATACTGGCGCTGCTACTTATTCATGATTACTCAGAAACTGCAAACGTCTTTTTGAAAGCGTTGATTGCAGCAGTCATATCGTCGTCTGAAGGAAGTTCCTTCGTTGAACGGATATGATCTAACACCTCTGTATGGTTGTGGTCTAACCATGAAAGGAATTCACCTTCGAAGCGGCGGATATCCTGCAATGGAATATCGTCAAGGAAGCCGCGTGTCAATGCATATAGGATCGCAACTTGCTTTTCAACAGCAAGCGGCTTGTTAAGATCTTGTTTAAGTACTTCTACCGTACGGGCACCGCGGTTAAGTTTAGCCTGAGTCGCTTTATCAAGGTCAGAACCGAACTGTGCGAATGCTTCCAATTCACGGTATGAAGCAAGGTCAAGACGCAATGTACCAGATACCTTCTTCATCGCTTTGATTTGAGCGGATCCACCTACACGGGATACAGAGAGACCTGCGTTGATCGCTGGACGTACGCCAGAGAAGAATAGGTCAGACTGCAAGAAGATCTGTCCGTCTGTGATTGAGATAACGTTCGTTGGAATGTAAGCAGAAACGTCGCCTGCCTGTGTTTCAATGAACGGAAGTGCTGTGATTGAACCTGCGCCTTTAGCGTCGCTCAACTTAGCAGCACGCTCTAGTAAGCGTGAGTGCAAGTAGAATACATCCCCTGGGTAAGCTTCGCGGCCTGGAGGACGGCGAAGTAGCAAGGAAAGTTCACGGTATGCTGCCGCTTGTTTTGAAAGGTCATCATATACGACAAGAACGTGCTTGCCATTGTACATGAATTCTTCACCCATTGTTACACCAGCGTAAGGAGCTAGGTATAAAAGTGGTGCCGGCTGTGAAGCAGATGCTGTAACAACGATAGAATATTCTAACGCGCCGTGCTTACGGAGAGTTTCAACTGCGTTACGTACAGTTGATTCCTTCTGTCCGATTGCAACGTAGATACAGATCATGTCCTGGCCTTTTTGGTTAAGGATTGTATCGATCGCTACAGATGTTTTACCAGTCTGGCGGTCACCGATGATCAATTCACGCTGTCCGCGGCCGATTGGCACAAGAGCGTCGATCGCCTTGATACCAGTCTGCAATGGCTCATGAACGGATTTACGGTCCATAACGCCCGGTGCACCGTACTCGATTGGACGAGTTTTAGTTGTGTTGATTGGACCCATGCCATCCACTGGCTGTCCAAGAGGGTTTACGACGCGGCCGATAAGCTGTTCCC
The window above is part of the Mesobacillus jeotgali genome. Proteins encoded here:
- the atpA gene encoding F0F1 ATP synthase subunit alpha — protein: MSIKAEEISALIKSQIENYQSEIQVSDVGTVISVGDGIARAHGLDNVMAGELVEFSNGVMGMAQNLEENNVGIIILGPFTDIREGDEVRRTGRIMEVPVGEQLIGRVVNPLGQPVDGMGPINTTKTRPIEYGAPGVMDRKSVHEPLQTGIKAIDALVPIGRGQRELIIGDRQTGKTSVAIDTILNQKGQDMICIYVAIGQKESTVRNAVETLRKHGALEYSIVVTASASQPAPLLYLAPYAGVTMGEEFMYNGKHVLVVYDDLSKQAAAYRELSLLLRRPPGREAYPGDVFYLHSRLLERAAKLSDAKGAGSITALPFIETQAGDVSAYIPTNVISITDGQIFLQSDLFFSGVRPAINAGLSVSRVGGSAQIKAMKKVSGTLRLDLASYRELEAFAQFGSDLDKATQAKLNRGARTVEVLKQDLNKPLAVEKQVAILYALTRGFLDDIPLQDIRRFEGEFLSWLDHNHTEVLDHIRSTKELPSDDDMTAAINAFKKTFAVSE
- a CDS encoding F0F1 ATP synthase subunit gamma, whose translation is MASLRDIKNRITSTKKTSQITKAMEMVSAAKWNRGVMNAKAFVPYMEKIQEVTASIAMGSKDSNHPMLNSRPVKKTGYLVITSDRGLAGAYNSNVLRQVYQTIQQRHKSNDEFVIIAIGRVGRDFFQSRGMNVVLDIVGIADQPSFAEIQDIASNTVGMFSDGSFDELYIYYSHYVSAIAQEVTEKKLLPLTDIGAASTKLTSYEFEPNAEEILEVLLPQYAESLIYGALLDSKASEHAARMTAMRNATDNAKELINSLSLSYNRARQAAITQEITEIVGGAAALE